In Humulus lupulus chromosome 7, drHumLupu1.1, whole genome shotgun sequence, the following are encoded in one genomic region:
- the LOC133792784 gene encoding uncharacterized protein LOC133792784 produces the protein MEERGMSSWSFRRKLGNVTRLSMMLLGRTSRHSYIELEADLQAKWGTTEQIDRPILWKEARKDSSSNYVTERDKVMGEAIEDMLEQIKEGKLIEIRKNDILTQVLGTAEHLGRVRGQSRGVTQRDYFHKPVGGGGGGLRLARVAF, from the exons ATGGAGGAGAGAGGTATGAGCAGCTGGAGTTTCAGAAGAAAGCTAGGCAATGTTACAAGGCTCTCCATGATGCTTCTTGGAAG GACTTCACGCCATAGCTATATTGAATTGGAAGCTGATTTA CAAGCTAAGTGGGGCACAACAGAGCAGATAGATCGACCTATACTCTGGAAGGAGGCCAGAAAAGATTCTTCTAGCAACTATGTCACCGAGCGTGACAAGGTCATGGGAGAGGCCATC GAAGACATGCTTGAGCAAATAAAAGAGGGCAAACTGATTGAGATCAGAAAAAATGATATCCTAACACAAGTGTTAGGTACTGCTGAGCACCTCGGTCGAGTTCGAGGCCAGAGTCGAGGTGTCACACAAAGAGACTACTTTCATAAGcctgtggggggggggggggggggtctaaGGCTTGCTAGAGTTGCCTTTTGA
- the LOC133792783 gene encoding uncharacterized protein LOC133792783, with the protein MTNWALMNYCQHDQVVFLTTIGVFTIVILLLWRTVLLTPFKLITVFLHEASHAISCKLTCGHVEGIQVHVNEGGVTQTRGGVYWLILPAGYLGSSFWGMTLILASTNLLTVRIAAGCLIVALFVVLCIAKNWTLRGLCIGFIIFLALIWVLQEMTTVRILRYVILFIGVMNSLFSVYGILGQ; encoded by the exons ATGACGAATTGGGCCTTGATGAACTATTGCCAGCATGATCAAGTTGTCTTCTTGACCACTATTGGAGTCTTCACCATCGTTATCctcttg CTCTGGAGAACAGTACTACTCACACCCTTTAAGCTCATCACAGTGTTCTTGCATGAAGCAAGTCATGCTATTTCTTGCAAACTCACATGTGGTCAT GTGGAGGGAATCCAAGTCCATGTAAATGAGGGTGGCGTCACACAAACGCGTGGTGGTGTATACTGGTTGATATTACCTGCAGGAT ATCTTGGCTCATCATTCTGGGGAATGACTTTGATACTCGCATCAACAAATCTCCTCACTGTGAGAATTGCTGCTGGTTGTTTAATTGTTGCTCTATTTGTGGTGCTCTGTATTGCTAAAAAT TGGACACTCCGTGGACTTTGTATCG GATTCATCATTTTCCTTGCTTTAATTTGGGTTCTGCAAGAAATGACAACAGTCCGTATTCTCCGTTACGTTATTCTCTTTATAG GTGTGATGAACAGCTTGTTTTCAGTATATG GAATTTTGGGACAGTAG